ATGGAACTTGTCACCCAGTTATTTAAGGCCCTGGGTCAATAGGTGGTTGATTATGTGTAACTTGgatcctttttcccttcctagGTCTTACACGCTGGACTTGACAGCCTTGCAGGCTTCCAGGCTCATCTCTTCTCCGCTATGAGTAGATCAATAGGATTTAACATCTGTGTGGTCACCTGCAGCATCCTGCTCTTGTCCTCCAGCCCACCATGCCTGGCATCTCAGCCGCTGGAGGAGAGGGACGTGACAAAGGTCCAGCATGGCCCCTGGGCGGGGAATGGGGTAGAAGACGAAAGAATGAGCATGCTGAACTTGCAAAGTAACCTGGGCCCTTCTGAGCAGAGTGCATCTGAAGAGCCCTGTGGAGTGTCAGCAAAGCCATCTGAGATGCCCTTCACTGAAGCTTTCACTGCAGAAGGAGAAACACTGCCTGTAAGCCCGAGCCAGGTCATCCCAAGCAGCCGGAGCCTGGGTGCTCACAcctctgctgtggctgctgcagatGAAGAGGGGTTTGGTCCCACAAAATCAGAGCTGGATGAGGATGATGCATTCAAGGCCATGCTGACCACAGCTGTGACCACGCTGAACCCTTCTGTCCAGGAGGAGTCTGTCAGCGGCCCCGTTGGTGAGGCCGCCACAGAGGGTGGTGTTGAAGttgagcccagctctgctggccccTCAGCAAACCCCCTTTCTGGGACAGctgaggaggaggcagagaccAGCTCGCGCCCCTCCGCTGCGCCCCGGCCCACGCTGctccccagttctcccagctGGGAAACAGCAAGTGACCACCATGTCATCCCGACTGCCCCGGCTCCCAGCATGACCTCTGGGGTGGGAACGCCCACGGCTCGCACAGGGAGCCCTCTGAAGTCCCTGGCTGTACGAGCATCCATGGCTGTGACACGTCCCTTCATGGCAACCGAGGCCTCCCTCCACCTGGAAGCCGGGACGGGTGTCGAACGAGAAGGTCTGCCTGTCACAGCTGGCACTGTCACCGTCCGCCCTACGGACGCTGTGCTGACTGACTGGGATGACACAAAACTGAGGGATGTAAGTCAGGGGGGAAGCACCTCTCGTGAGGAGGTGACAGGGGGCCGGGGGGCAACAGAACCGTCCCAGACCCTGCAGGGAGGTgtgggggaggaagaggatgcACCAAGAGTGCTGCCGTCCCCAGTGTCTCCTCCACCAACTCCCAAGCCTGCTGAGGAGACCAACTGCACAGAGCTGGTGCGAGGGGAGGAGGTGCCGGCAGCTTCCGCGGGCAGCAGTGATGCTCTCCGCGCTGCAGACCTGATGGGCATGGATGCGGCTGATCTCAACTCGCTGGAAAACATAAATGCGGtcacagcagaggaggggaaaagcatCTTGCCGTCCCAGCCGGAGGCTGCTGTGGTGACAGACACACAGTCTGATCTCTCTCCTACTCTGGAAAGCTCATGGAAAGGTAAAACTCACCTGTTGCATACACAAGCTTAGGTTTAGGAGGGATGCTTTTTGGAACCTATGCTTTCATTCAGGGGGATAAAGTGGAGAAAagtgtggggtgtgtgtgtgttttttttgtttttgataCCTGCAGCAAAGGTGGGACACTCATTCTCCCTCCCAGGAAAGGCTATGGACCTTTGTGTAGAGGTAACAGCCTAAACAGTTAACTTGCACCCATAAATTAGTGCCCAGCCTTGGCTGTTCCTACACACGATGTCCCTGTGTACAGGTAGGCACAGTCTGGGTGGTACCCTGTCCTGAATGTTACGTGAAGCAACTGTGTTGAGCTGCATCTTTTGCTCTTCAAGCTGAGAGATAGTGTCTGCAATAGCAAACAGGAAAGCTGAGACTGGAAAGGCTGTGTCAGTGGAGCCTGGGGATGAAGGGGGTGCTTGGGTATGGGGGTGTCTGTGGTGAATTGGAGTCTCGTCAACAGAGACTTGGTGCTAGCTGATGAAAAAACTTAGTGAGGTTCTATGTGAAGTGTTCTACCAAAGCAGGGGCTTCAGCTTTGGTGCTCATGCAGCAGTTGAGAGGGACAGATGTAGTCTGGTTGTGGGCATCTCACCTCAACCAGAGATGTAAATTTGCCTCTGGTGTGACTCTTCTGTGACTAGGGAGGGAGCCCAGTCTCTGACCAATGGATTAAGTGCTTGATTGCAAGGAGGATGATGCTGCTGCAAGTGACCCTCTGATATGGCAAGTGCAAGGACCCAAAGGTGGTCTTTGCACAAGCTCACTTGGAAGCCCTGCAAAATGGAGAGGAGGATAATTCCAGAGGGGGTAAATGAATTAGCATCTGGGATCACTTATCTCTCAATTGCTAGCTGTGGACACTTGCAGTCAGTGCGGAAGATGCAGGGACAATGGGTGGCTGTAAATGCTTCCTAAATCCAGGAATAACTGAGCTGTACTGGTAGGCTGTGGGTAACTGGTGTCTTTCATGAGTTTACAAGGATGCTCGGATCAAAAGATCTGTCCAGAGCTCTGTAACAGAAGCTCCTGGTGTTGTGTCCCCACTGTAGAGAGAAGCTGTGGTCAGGCTCTGACTGCCCAGTGTTGGTGCCAACCCTGCTACCAGCAGACAAACCTTCCTCCCGGACAGCTGACGGTGTCACCCTGTGCTGTACTTACCTGCAGAGATGGCACCTTCAGCCCAATGACAGTGTTTCTACTCAGTGGTTAAAATGTAGGGGAAATGCTAAAAAGAGTCTGGTCAGGTCTTGGGCAATGACACGTTCCTAGGCTGAGGAACATGAGGTTTAGGACTTTAATTGCTGGGCacctttaatctttttttcttaggcTACCAAGGCAAAAGGACAGCTCCTCGCTGCCTCTGAAAGATCTAGCTTTTGCTGTAAAAGAAGGAAAGCTAACTGCATGCTGGTGCTGAAACCTGACTGATTAATTTCTAGATTAATTTATAAGCACTTGACTTGTCAGCAGGTTCCCTCTTTGCTCTTTCCCAGATGTTGGGGAAACAACACTATCAATAAGACTtgcacaacaaaaataaacccttcTACAAAGCTGAAGTCTCAAAGCCATGGGAGCTGCTCACTAAAAGCACTGCCCTGGTAGCCTCACGTGCTCCAAATTGTATTTCACACCATGGGTCTGCAGGGCTGTACTCACTTGGGGACACGTGGACCCACCAGGGAGCAATGCCAAGGGGCAATTAAGAAAATGAGGACTGattctgctgttttcatttcccTCATGAATATTCCCACATCCTTCTGCTGCACTGCATTGGTGACACTTGGCTGGACCAGCTGTGTGTGCTGTGGCTCTGGAAATGCTGATGCACAGAGTTATATTCCTTCAACATCTGCTCTGTCACTGAGTTGGTACTGACACGTGTTCTTGCTGCAGGTGTTGCTCGGGAGGTGACAACAGTTGCCCAGGAGGttgatgctgcttttccagtgGTGACACTGGTGCCTGGTGCTACCCAGGGGACAGGAGCCACAAGCCTCCCCCAGGAGGACAGTGGGGAGGACACCCAGATGCCAACTGCTCCTAGTGCCACCCAGATGTTGGTGGCAACTGGTACTTCCTCCACAGCAAACGCTCCAGATGTAGAAGGTAAGGTTCTGCTTCAAGGACCGGAGACTTATTTCCACACGAGATGAGATGGTGCATCTGAAACCAAAAATCAATGCTTGGACACTGAAGTTTCAACACACAGCATTCATATTctaagtgacttttttttttctagccttGTACAGGCTGCCACTGCTTTCTGCCTGTGCTACCAGATCTACCACATTAAAATATGGCAGAATGTGtgtgtgaatttttttctcaaattaacAGTGGagtagagattaaaaaaaataatcatcacaaaacaaaacccctgcATTTATCCTTGCTAGCAAGCTGATTTTCAGCCTTAGGCGTTTAACCCAGTTTCTCTTTATGGAGGGAGAGCTTTTACTTCTGGAGCCAAAGGCAGTCACAGATTCCTGATAATCAGTCTGAaggatgaaaatatttcatcaggGTAAGGTGGGAGCAGTGGTGGGGGAGTAGACACCCTCTTGCAAGAGTCTGGCAAGCCTTTGGGTGTGGAACCTTCTATTGAGGGACGGTGAGTTCATATTGGGTTGATGTAGCTCATACAGCGATGCTTCAAGCAGTGATGTTCATCTAGCTGCTGCCCACTGGCTTCATGTCACCTTGGCAGGTACATTTAGGAGCCTGTCTTCTTGACCAGAGTGTAGCAAGGGTTTCCTTAGCACAAAGCTGACTTTGAGTGTGTTTCTGTAGTAGAAGGTATCACTGTGGTGaaactgctgctgagcagcttttCTGGTAATACTTACATTGCAgggcagcaaaagaaaaaacctatTTGCATTGTATCTCTTAAATGAAAGTCCCTTTGTAGGGGAGAAAAGGCTTTTCTGGCAGTTTCCTCTAATTTGCTTCTGGGATTTAAGTATAAATTCAACTAATTTTTATCTGTGTAATAAACAATTAGATTTCTTGTTAAGTTCAGATCTCAGCCAGTGTCTCAGTGCTATGGGGTGGTGACTAGCAGACCTCAAAGCAGTGGAAGTAAAACCTGGCTGAGTTTTCAATaaagggaacctcctgtgctggttctcctggagaagctttCATTAGAGCAGAGTCACTTGCACATCTTGAAAGAGGCAAGAGTTTAACTTCTACTCTGAGTGAAGTTTTCATTGAGGAGTTTGTTCTTAAATGATGGGGGGGTTATATTGtgccaaactgctgctgctttctctcttctgtagATCTCACAGATGTCCTGGTCACTAGTGAGGAGGCTGTTCCAGTTGCTGGTGGGTTGTCTGCTACCCAGTCTGGACAGACAGAGGAGCCATCCAGCAGAACTGTGGTCCTGGTAACTCCAGCACCAGTGGCATCTTCTGTCAGGAGGACAGCTCTTCCATCCGTCAGGAGGATCAGTACAGCTGTGACCTATGGGCTGGACCGCCTGGAGTCAGAAGGTACCACTGATCCCAAGGCTAAGAAACGAGAGGTTTCATGCGGAGTGGCACGCTTGCCTTGACACTGAGCTCCCTAACTTGTCTCTTTGGCACACAGCTATGTGCGTATGTTATTGTTGCTAATAAAATTGTTGATCAACCTGTCCCCTTCCAGGAGGCACAGGAAGCAAGGAGTGACCAGTGTCAAGGGAGGATGCTTGAAATTCAAGTGGCTGTGGTGGGAGATGGGGTTCTCCCTTGGAGAGGGAGCAGCAGTGGTGTTGCTGCTGCAGTAGTCCAGCTCTGCACCTGTGACTGCTGGTGTGTGCGTTGATTGCAGAGCCTCTCTACCAGGCGACACTTGTGGGGACATGCTCAGCTGGAGAGCCCTTGCCACCCCACCACTGAAATCCTCACCGCATGCAATGCGGGAGGATGTCCTGTGTGAGATGGCTACAGAAACATTGCCAGGACAAGTGATGTGCTATTTACACTCCCTATGTGACACTGGGAGAGGCGAGGGATGCATCCCTTTGAGACCACCTCACAGCTCAGTGCTACCTGCTAAGCTGTTCTCTCATCACTGGCTCCTCCAACCTGGGCTCCTTTCTCTTAAACTCCTTTTTCCCACTGCCAGTTTTGGAGTCTCTGCTCTCTGGCTGTCTTCAGACAGTTGAAACCCAGTGATGCAAATTCTGCTTGGGCAACCACCCACCAAGAGAGGTTTAGGTGAAGTGGATCCTGCTTGGGCTTGGTTTGCAGCTCAGATCTGAGATCTCTTCAGCTCATCCATGACTTTCCTGCAGAGAATTGTTTCACTTCTGCATCTTGTTCTTTCTCTCAAACTCTGCTTGCTCATCTATCCAGTTTTGTACTCCAGTCTCTGGACTGACACCACCTGGCAGGGATTAATCTTTCTGACTGTTTTgctccccttcctttttcttgacCTTCTCTTGCATTATATTTTACTGCAAAGGTTGGCAGCCCTCCAGGGGTGGCATGCCAgatggtatttttcttctgatgagAGGTAGGGTGCCATAGACAACAGCTAATCAGCATCTTTTCTCTGCATGAAGCAATAACTTGCACTCCTGTTGAGTTTAGAgggcagcagaagctgggagctCTCACCACTGCATGTGCAaggtgctgcagctcctgtcctgTCTGTCTTGCTGCTGGCTTTGAATCCTGCCATGAGCTCTCTGGTCCTCCAGCTACAGCTCTCGCCCCTTGTCAGGGTGAATCTTGCATGTATCTAGCAATGCAAGGATGTGGTGCTGATGATGGGGGAGTGGCAGCAGGGGAAGAAGGGCACATGTGGAGGGAAAACCTGATCTTTGAGGCTGAGAAATAAGGTCCCTGCTTAGCAAGAGCAGGATGATTCAGGAGGCTAAAGTGTTTCTGAGCCCTCTGGGATCTCCTTTAGAAGCCTAGTTGTCTGCACAGGAAGATAAGAGGGATTTCTGTTTCAGCTGAGCATTGGTCTCTCCATATTTAACGAGAATTTCTGgatagacatttaaaaaaaaatctgacctaGGACTGCTGCAACTTCCTTGGGTTCCTACTGAGCTCTCTTATGCAACAACAGGTCTGTTCTCCCTGTTCTTGAATATGCTCCGAGCTCTTCTAAGGGGAAATGCAGGCTGTAGCCAGGACCAGCTTTTGTAAATGATGATGACTCAACCAGAAGGCTGTGGGTTTCTTGGCTCTGGGGTCTGGCTCTGCAGGTGCCTGTCATCCAAGGGATATAATGCTCACTGGTGTGCTCTGTTTTTGACAACTGGCACAGCTTTTGTGGTCTAAATCTCTCCTGATCAACTGAGACCTTAGTGCAGTGAGCCAGAATTTTCCCTGGTGTTGGGCATCACCAATCTGCTTCTTATAAAATGGGACAAATACCACTTGGGGATAGGCTTTCTGCCTGGGGATGCTACTGCCCCAATTAAGCATGAAAGAAGCTTTTGAGCTGTGAAGCTGCTTTCTAATATCTTTTCCTCTGTATAATGGCAAATATGGGGGTACCACATCCTCATGGTGAAGTAGCATTTGAAAGCTTGGTttctgtttcccccaaaattacAGTTCCTAGTGCTTATACTTAGAATATCTAGATGGTACCAGATACAAGCTGTTTGGGAGTGATTTCCCATGAAGATCTACTGAGCTCCAGCCCAAGGGGGCTCAAGCGTTTGGggaacagaatcatagaaccgttttggttggaagagatcctcaagatcaagtctaaccattaacctaactcagGCACTGAGCCATGTCccaaagaacctcatctgtgtcttttaaatctctccagggatggtgactccagcactgccctgggcagcctgttccaatgcttcacaacccttttcatgaagaaatttttcctaatatccaatctaaacctccctggtgcaacttcaggctatttcctcttgtcctatcgcttctcacttgggaggagagaccaacatcccccctggctccaagctcctttcaggcaggtcagagatcagaaggtctcccctcagctcctgttctccagctgaacccccagctccctcagccgctcccatcacccttgtgctccagcccctcaccagctccgttcccttctctcaactcgctccagcacctcaaggcctttcttggtgtgaggggcccaaaactaacaggatttgaggtgcagcctcaccagcactgatgGAAGATCAGACATCGCTGCTGTTGCAGACATATGTTTGGGTCCTTAATGAGGGGTCTTGGCTCTCTGTGGGGAGGCTGTGCCTTGCTCACTGGTGGAAGAAGTGCAAGGAGCTGAGTGAGCTTGGCTGGTCTCCACTGCCTTCTGTGGGTCTTGCTGACTTGTCTCACTGAGGGCCTGGCTCATCATTAAATATAAACCCCTGCTGTTCAGCTAGCTTGGTTTCTTGGGGACCATCTGTGCCCAACTGCCTGCAGTAAATTGCATCAGTACATTCCCCTACCTGGCTTGGctgcaaaacagttttaaaaaataaattgcgCAAGCAAACACGAGGTGCTTTGACTATGTCTTGAGGTGAGTTTATCTTCTCTAGTAGACTATGGAGAGAGAAGCTGGGTAGCAAATATTCTCTTACTTTGACTCTGTGGCAAGACTGGTTCTACTTGCCCTTCCTAGCCAGAGAAATCCTATAAAGGGATTATAGGATATGGGGACAGGACACAGCAGAGGATGAGGCTTACTTGTCTGAGAGACTTAATTATGTATTTTGTCCCTGTGCCCAAAATTTGCATCTCTCTAGCAAGTTAAATGCTGCAGCTTTCTCTGTAGGGCTTCTAGAGTCCAAATGATATAATCTAGTTCAGTTTGAATACTTGGGACCACGAAGTCTCCcaacacattttgaaaagtggctcttttt
Above is a window of Caloenas nicobarica isolate bCalNic1 chromosome 5, bCalNic1.hap1, whole genome shotgun sequence DNA encoding:
- the ARMH4 gene encoding armadillo-like helical domain-containing protein 4; amino-acid sequence: MLEAEVLHAGLDSLAGFQAHLFSAMSRSIGFNICVVTCSILLLSSSPPCLASQPLEERDVTKVQHGPWAGNGVEDERMSMLNLQSNLGPSEQSASEEPCGVSAKPSEMPFTEAFTAEGETLPVSPSQVIPSSRSLGAHTSAVAAADEEGFGPTKSELDEDDAFKAMLTTAVTTLNPSVQEESVSGPVGEAATEGGVEVEPSSAGPSANPLSGTAEEEAETSSRPSAAPRPTLLPSSPSWETASDHHVIPTAPAPSMTSGVGTPTARTGSPLKSLAVRASMAVTRPFMATEASLHLEAGTGVEREGLPVTAGTVTVRPTDAVLTDWDDTKLRDVSQGGSTSREEVTGGRGATEPSQTLQGGVGEEEDAPRVLPSPVSPPPTPKPAEETNCTELVRGEEVPAASAGSSDALRAADLMGMDAADLNSLENINAVTAEEGKSILPSQPEAAVVTDTQSDLSPTLESSWKGVAREVTTVAQEVDAAFPVVTLVPGATQGTGATSLPQEDSGEDTQMPTAPSATQMLVATGTSSTANAPDVEDLTDVLVTSEEAVPVAGGLSATQSGQTEEPSSRTVVLVTPAPVASSVRRTALPSVRRISTAVTYGLDRLESEEAEEEEEDEEEEEEEEEEEEDEEEKDMDSLDESMEGDTELPGFTLPGETSQEPIAGLENPVAQLAGVSYQVPDTIEWEQQNQGLVRSWMEKLKDKAGYMSGMLVPVGVGIAGALFILGALYSIKIMNRRRRNGSKRHKRKQREFNSMQDRVMLLADSSEDEF